From one Butyricimonas faecihominis genomic stretch:
- a CDS encoding MraY family glycosyltransferase, giving the protein MYYWVVFVVLLGVELLYFRVADYFNIIDKPNERSSHTRITLRGGGIVFYMGVLVYFIASEFSFPWFMLGLTLIAGVSFVDDVRSVTQRVRLVVHFVAMLLMFYQWGMVSLPWWYVVVALVVCTGIINAYNFMDGINGITGGYSLVVLGGLAYVNGWGVPFVDEKMIYTMMVAVLVFDGFNFRRKAKCFAGDVGAVSIAFVILFLLGRLILETGDWSYIIFLAVYGVDSVLTIIHRLMLHENIELPHRKHMYQLMANELKIPHVVVSLVYMGVQAVIVAVYLAMPGIHYACLGGSVAVLGIGYVLFMRKYFKLHLVVK; this is encoded by the coding sequence TTGTATTATTGGGTGGTTTTTGTGGTGCTACTGGGGGTAGAGTTGCTCTATTTCCGGGTGGCGGACTATTTTAATATTATTGATAAACCGAACGAGAGAAGTTCTCACACGAGGATTACGTTGCGGGGAGGGGGGATTGTGTTTTACATGGGGGTGTTGGTTTATTTTATTGCTAGTGAGTTTAGTTTTCCGTGGTTTATGTTGGGGTTGACATTGATAGCCGGGGTGAGTTTTGTAGATGATGTGCGGTCCGTGACGCAGCGGGTGAGGCTGGTAGTGCATTTTGTGGCGATGCTATTGATGTTTTACCAGTGGGGAATGGTGTCATTGCCTTGGTGGTACGTGGTGGTGGCTTTGGTCGTCTGCACGGGGATCATTAATGCTTATAATTTCATGGATGGAATTAACGGGATCACGGGGGGATATAGTTTGGTGGTGTTGGGAGGATTGGCGTACGTGAATGGATGGGGTGTTCCTTTTGTTGACGAGAAGATGATTTACACGATGATGGTGGCGGTGTTGGTGTTTGATGGGTTTAATTTCAGGCGGAAAGCGAAGTGCTTTGCCGGGGATGTGGGAGCGGTGAGCATTGCTTTCGTGATTTTGTTTTTATTGGGGCGGTTGATTTTGGAAACGGGAGATTGGAGTTATATTATATTTTTGGCGGTTTACGGGGTGGATAGTGTACTGACAATCATACATCGGTTGATGTTACACGAGAATATCGAGTTACCGCATCGGAAGCATATGTACCAGTTGATGGCGAACGAGTTGAAGATTCCTCACGTGGTGGTTTCTTTGGTGTATATGGGGGTGCAAGCCGTGATAGTAGCGGTTTATCTGGCAATGCCGGGGATACATTATGCCTGTTTGGGAGGAAGTGTTGCCGTATTGGGGATAGGGTACGTGTTGTTTATGAGAAAGTATTTCAAGTTACACTTGGTCGTGAAGTGA
- a CDS encoding NAD-dependent epimerase/dehydratase family protein encodes MNILITGIHGFVGSNLVLSLKERHVLYGLDIVAPEKEGVMRTYSWEELEGIEGIDAIVHLAGKAHDTKNEALAETYFTINTGLTQKVFDFFMKSSAKKFIFFSSVKAAADFVVGDKLTEEVIPTPKGPYGESKIAAENYILEQLKVENGELKLQEKQVYILRPCMIHGPGNKGNLNLLYSVVKKGLPWPLGDFENRRSFTSVDNLCYVVNGLIEKEVPSGIYHMADDEALSTNELIREMCEVMGKKAHIWRMNKGLMKECAGLGTLLRLPLNLERLKKLTENYVVSNEKIKRALGIERMPVTAVEGLRKTIRSFTNCKF; translated from the coding sequence ATGAATATTCTTATTACAGGAATCCACGGTTTCGTGGGTTCTAATCTTGTGTTGTCCTTAAAAGAGCGGCATGTTCTTTATGGTTTGGATATTGTTGCCCCGGAAAAAGAGGGGGTAATGAGGACGTATTCGTGGGAAGAATTGGAGGGGATAGAGGGAATAGATGCGATTGTTCATTTGGCGGGGAAGGCGCATGATACGAAAAATGAGGCGTTGGCGGAGACGTATTTTACGATAAATACGGGATTGACACAGAAGGTATTTGATTTTTTCATGAAGTCTTCGGCGAAGAAGTTTATTTTCTTTAGTTCGGTGAAGGCGGCAGCGGATTTTGTGGTGGGGGATAAGTTGACGGAGGAGGTAATCCCGACACCGAAGGGGCCTTACGGGGAGAGTAAGATTGCGGCGGAGAATTACATCCTTGAACAGTTGAAAGTTGAGAATGGAGAATTGAAACTGCAGGAGAAGCAGGTGTATATTTTGCGGCCTTGCATGATTCATGGGCCGGGGAATAAGGGAAACTTGAATTTGCTGTATAGTGTGGTGAAGAAAGGGTTACCGTGGCCGTTGGGAGATTTTGAGAATAGGAGGTCGTTTACTTCAGTGGATAATCTTTGTTACGTGGTGAATGGGTTGATTGAAAAAGAGGTACCGTCAGGGATTTATCACATGGCGGATGATGAGGCGTTGTCGACGAACGAGTTGATCCGGGAGATGTGTGAGGTGATGGGGAAGAAGGCGCATATTTGGCGGATGAATAAGGGGTTGATGAAGGAGTGTGCCGGGTTGGGGACTTTGTTACGTTTGCCATTGAATTTGGAGCGGTTGAAGAAATTGACGGAGAATTATGTTGTCTCGAATGAGAAGATCAAGCGGGCATTGGGTATTGAGCGGATGCCGGTGACAGCCGTGGAGGGGTTGAGGAAGACGATAAGGTCGTTTACGAATTGTAAATTTTAG
- a CDS encoding glycosyltransferase family 4 protein: MKILFLTFYFEPDLCAGSFRNTPLFRELLRQMNEKDWIHVITTQPNRYQSFHVEGQAREIDDNYRIDRIYIPEHKSGFVDQARSFRVFYKEALRLAGKERYDLVYASSSRLFTAFLGRRIAGKQGIPLYLDIRDIFVDTIKDIFKGRKMIRIPAGICFEWIERYTFSGAKHINLVSEGFKTYFEKYSKPVYSYFTNGIDDIFLDVPKSKRQAAEVKVITYAGNIGSGQGLEKVIPMAAKKLGDRYFFRIIGDGGIKTLLKDRIKELGVHNVELLDPVSREKLIGYYNDSDFLFLHLNDLEAFKKVLPSKLFEYAAFDKPIIAGVGGYASQFIRENLSNYILFAPTDIESMVEQILKFDRGNQEQGDFVNKFARKNIMKEMARSILECR, translated from the coding sequence ATGAAAATTTTATTCTTAACTTTTTATTTTGAACCGGATCTTTGTGCCGGATCATTTCGTAATACACCGTTATTTCGAGAGTTATTACGCCAGATGAATGAGAAAGATTGGATTCATGTGATTACGACACAGCCAAATCGTTATCAGTCTTTTCATGTCGAGGGGCAAGCGAGGGAAATTGATGATAATTATAGGATAGATCGGATTTATATCCCAGAACATAAGAGTGGCTTTGTTGATCAAGCTCGTTCTTTTCGGGTGTTTTATAAAGAAGCGTTGCGATTGGCGGGAAAAGAGCGTTATGATTTGGTGTATGCTTCTTCTTCAAGATTGTTTACTGCTTTTTTAGGTAGAAGAATTGCGGGAAAACAGGGTATCCCTTTGTATTTGGATATACGAGATATTTTCGTTGATACGATCAAGGATATATTCAAGGGGAGGAAGATGATCCGGATTCCGGCCGGGATTTGTTTTGAATGGATTGAACGGTATACATTTTCGGGGGCAAAGCATATTAATTTAGTTTCGGAAGGATTTAAAACGTATTTCGAAAAATATAGTAAGCCTGTTTATTCGTATTTTACGAATGGAATAGATGATATTTTTCTTGATGTCCCGAAGTCTAAGCGGCAAGCTGCTGAAGTGAAAGTTATTACTTATGCCGGAAATATCGGGAGTGGACAAGGATTAGAAAAGGTAATCCCAATGGCAGCTAAAAAATTAGGAGATCGCTATTTTTTCAGGATTATCGGGGATGGTGGAATTAAGACATTGTTGAAAGATAGAATAAAAGAATTGGGAGTTCATAATGTGGAGTTGTTAGATCCGGTGTCAAGAGAAAAATTGATAGGATATTATAATGATTCTGATTTTCTGTTTTTACATTTGAATGATTTGGAGGCATTTAAAAAAGTACTTCCGTCAAAATTGTTTGAATATGCAGCATTTGACAAGCCTATTATAGCGGGTGTTGGTGGGTATGCTAGTCAGTTTATTCGAGAGAATTTGAGTAATTATATATTGTTTGCACCAACTGATATTGAGAGTATGGTGGAACAAATATTGAAATTTGACAGAGGGAATCAAGAACAGGGTGATTTTGTTAACAAGTTTGCCCGAAAAAATATAATGAAAGAGATGGCACGTTCTATTCTTGAGTGTCGTTAG
- a CDS encoding alginate lyase family protein, with amino-acid sequence MQSLDTTPDRQILNFVPSIPNEITYLGDNTFQFLNLQKSFGEQVDWEFVELGRLWGYNLNYFEFLNQKGIDVREGEKLIQDFIQHLPKARMGMEPYPLSLRSINWIRFLSCNGINDVDIDAVLYAQLKLLIHKLEYHLLGNHLLENGFALLFGAYYFNDPVFYKKAKAILIPELQEQVLGDGGHFERSPMYHCIMLYRVLDCYNLVRNNALFGRELEDILKERAEVMLGWLEEVVYSNGRIPLLNDAAVGIAPTAKELIEYSQRLGIFCGKKVRLKESGYRKVRWGKFELFIDVGEVGPDYQPGHAHADTFSFELYINGRPVIVDTGTSTYEVNNSRFYERSTAAHNTVVISGQNSSQVWAGHRVARRARVKVLCDEEERVIAVHDGYKRLGCLHTRKVEKMKEHLRIVDEIDCEGVAYLHFMPKEDIVLDGDRLMGPDYCIELKGAREIEPFTSMYAPEFNKREERRSFRISFDRRLETIIQ; translated from the coding sequence TTGCAATCATTAGATACGACTCCTGATAGGCAAATATTGAATTTTGTACCGTCGATCCCGAATGAAATCACGTATTTAGGTGACAATACTTTTCAATTTTTAAATTTGCAGAAATCTTTTGGTGAGCAAGTTGATTGGGAATTTGTTGAGTTGGGAAGATTGTGGGGATATAATTTGAACTATTTTGAGTTTTTGAATCAAAAAGGTATAGACGTGAGGGAAGGGGAAAAATTGATTCAAGATTTCATTCAACATCTTCCGAAAGCCAGGATGGGGATGGAGCCTTACCCTTTGTCATTAAGGTCTATAAATTGGATTCGTTTTTTGTCGTGTAATGGTATAAATGATGTCGACATTGATGCTGTTTTATATGCTCAATTGAAATTGTTAATCCATAAACTTGAATATCATTTGTTAGGAAACCATTTGTTGGAAAATGGTTTTGCATTATTATTCGGGGCTTATTATTTTAATGATCCGGTTTTCTATAAAAAGGCAAAAGCGATACTGATACCGGAATTGCAGGAACAGGTGTTGGGTGATGGAGGGCATTTTGAGAGGAGTCCAATGTATCATTGTATCATGTTATATCGGGTGTTAGATTGCTATAATTTAGTGCGTAATAATGCTTTGTTCGGAAGGGAGTTGGAAGATATTCTGAAAGAAAGAGCAGAGGTTATGTTGGGGTGGTTGGAAGAAGTTGTTTATAGTAATGGGAGGATTCCACTACTGAATGATGCAGCTGTGGGAATAGCTCCGACTGCCAAGGAATTAATTGAATATAGCCAACGATTAGGGATATTTTGTGGTAAAAAAGTGAGGTTGAAAGAGTCCGGGTATCGGAAGGTTCGATGGGGAAAGTTCGAGTTGTTTATTGATGTAGGGGAAGTTGGACCGGATTATCAACCAGGGCATGCACATGCGGATACATTTAGTTTTGAGTTATATATCAATGGACGGCCTGTCATTGTCGATACCGGAACTTCCACGTACGAGGTAAATAATTCTCGTTTTTATGAAAGAAGTACAGCGGCTCATAATACGGTGGTTATATCCGGACAAAATTCCAGTCAGGTTTGGGCGGGACATCGTGTGGCTCGACGGGCAAGGGTTAAAGTCCTTTGTGATGAAGAAGAACGTGTTATTGCCGTGCATGATGGCTATAAACGTTTGGGATGTTTACATACCCGCAAAGTGGAAAAGATGAAAGAACATCTCCGGATTGTTGATGAAATTGATTGTGAGGGGGTGGCTTATTTACATTTTATGCCGAAAGAGGATATTGTTTTAGATGGAGACAGGCTCATGGGACCGGATTATTGTATAGAGCTCAAAGGAGCACGTGAGATTGAACCATTCACGTCTATGTACGCTCCGGAATTTAATAAAAGAGAAGAACGACGAAGCTTCCGTATTTCTTTTGACAGGAGGCTAGAGACTATTATACAATGA
- a CDS encoding serine O-acetyltransferase: MQNNLPVLNYRFVHFLHIHKMKRIARMLSWLNRLLFSVWIPGSCNIGKNFKLGYWGLGVVIHSNTVVGNNCTIAQNVTIGRNFGDKNVPVIGDDVYIGTGSVIFGDITIGNNVIVGANSVVNKSIPDNCTVVGNPMRIIKTNRVKKYYEIDNCKNVEG, encoded by the coding sequence ATGCAAAATAATCTGCCTGTATTAAATTATAGATTTGTTCATTTCCTTCATATTCATAAAATGAAGAGAATTGCTAGGATGCTATCTTGGTTAAACCGTTTACTTTTTTCGGTTTGGATACCTGGAAGTTGTAATATAGGTAAAAATTTTAAGTTAGGTTATTGGGGATTAGGTGTTGTAATTCATAGTAATACAGTTGTAGGTAATAACTGTACTATCGCTCAAAATGTAACCATAGGTCGGAATTTTGGTGATAAAAATGTTCCTGTAATAGGTGATGATGTTTATATTGGTACAGGAAGTGTTATCTTTGGGGATATTACAATTGGTAATAATGTCATTGTGGGAGCAAATTCTGTTGTAAATAAATCAATTCCTGATAATTGTACAGTGGTGGGCAATCCTATGCGGATTATAAAAACGAATCGTGTAAAAAAATATTATGAGATAGATAATTGCAAGAATGTGGAGGGTTAG
- a CDS encoding glycosyltransferase — MTIVFLLTHIPDPRINKRIEIAKRSNKVIVICVRRASQDIWEPYYQDIIHEIIHVDLPSARQIFKRILASSKYGNVANRLLKKYRPDIIYTEGLDSLSIAVRYTRRALCKIIYEVADLRESFIETPCSITARILTRFIKNKEINLFRYVDKLVITSEKFYDIHYNRLISKDNVILMPNIPDEEPLKNYFKKKNGMFTVGFIGGIRYLKQMKMLVDAAEIVGCNVLFAGAGGTNYDYEQITDYCKDKRYVTFTGRYIYNTDIAKLYGMVDCVYAVYDADNPNVRIALPNKLYEAVYCNLPIIVAKNTYLSQVVENWGVGISVNHNDTNDLVYGLKKMINDPEFYASLSIACQSKKYEISNERYNADLKNVLYAK, encoded by the coding sequence ATGACAATTGTATTTTTACTAACACATATACCAGACCCGCGTATAAACAAACGTATTGAAATTGCAAAACGTTCTAATAAAGTTATAGTTATTTGTGTCCGACGGGCTTCACAAGATATTTGGGAACCATATTATCAAGATATCATTCATGAGATTATTCATGTGGATCTCCCATCTGCGAGACAAATCTTTAAAAGAATTCTTGCTTCTTCGAAATATGGAAATGTGGCTAATCGACTTTTAAAGAAATATAGACCAGATATTATTTATACAGAAGGACTCGATTCTCTTTCAATTGCTGTCCGATACACACGAAGGGCATTGTGCAAGATTATATATGAAGTAGCTGATTTAAGGGAGAGTTTCATTGAAACACCATGTTCAATAACTGCTCGTATATTGACACGTTTCATAAAAAATAAAGAAATAAATCTTTTTAGGTATGTGGATAAGTTGGTAATCACATCTGAAAAATTTTATGATATTCATTACAATCGTTTGATTTCTAAAGATAATGTGATATTAATGCCTAATATTCCTGATGAAGAGCCGTTAAAAAATTATTTTAAGAAAAAAAATGGAATGTTTACTGTTGGTTTTATCGGTGGAATTAGATATTTGAAACAGATGAAAATGTTAGTGGATGCTGCAGAAATAGTTGGATGCAATGTTTTGTTTGCAGGAGCGGGTGGAACCAATTATGATTACGAGCAGATAACTGATTATTGTAAAGACAAACGGTACGTTACATTTACTGGTAGGTATATTTACAACACTGATATTGCAAAATTGTATGGTATGGTGGATTGTGTATATGCGGTATATGATGCAGATAATCCAAATGTGAGAATAGCTTTGCCAAATAAGTTGTATGAAGCGGTTTATTGTAATTTACCAATTATTGTAGCTAAAAATACTTATTTGTCTCAAGTCGTAGAAAATTGGGGAGTTGGGATATCGGTTAATCATAATGATACGAATGATTTGGTCTACGGATTAAAGAAAATGATAAATGATCCAGAATTTTATGCTTCATTATCAATTGCGTGTCAATCAAAAAAATATGAGATAAGCAATGAGAGGTATAATGCTGATCTAAAAAATGTATTATATGCAAAATAA
- a CDS encoding O-antigen ligase family protein, whose translation MIIVLLILVCCFNIFNTVFSVIQRQDQEGYRLLIFSIVGVGPGLLYCLKNNIPVKKIYAIILLFLSCLAALMSYSKQAYITVVISFIISAFLYSKNIFKTLRKLLIFGIILLGGGLFFSLLAGKISILNTISEVSLYNLYILFDKDAFLSQEDYRITEINQSIAAIKENMIFGIGFGRSYYHSGSNLDNWVHNGWLWLWLDTGLIGVILMISPFVIGVKKFIKARKHVSDSLLFLLNTSIIYVLTICINSVASPIFFRDYTSMLLLGMFTGYLNRKTYIDRLEC comes from the coding sequence ATGATAATTGTATTACTGATTCTTGTGTGTTGTTTCAATATTTTTAATACTGTATTTTCCGTTATTCAAAGGCAAGATCAAGAGGGATATCGTTTATTAATTTTTTCCATTGTTGGAGTGGGACCGGGATTATTATATTGTTTAAAAAATAATATACCAGTGAAAAAAATATATGCTATTATATTATTATTTTTATCTTGTCTTGCTGCTCTGATGTCATATTCTAAGCAGGCATATATAACAGTGGTCATCTCATTTATTATTTCTGCATTTTTATATTCAAAGAATATTTTTAAGACCTTGCGTAAACTGTTGATTTTTGGGATAATATTGTTGGGAGGAGGGCTGTTTTTTTCTTTATTAGCAGGTAAAATATCAATATTGAATACAATTAGTGAAGTATCATTATATAATTTGTATATTTTATTCGATAAAGATGCCTTTCTTTCACAAGAGGATTATCGAATAACAGAGATAAATCAATCTATTGCAGCAATAAAAGAAAATATGATTTTTGGAATAGGTTTTGGACGTAGTTACTATCATTCGGGAAGTAATTTAGATAATTGGGTACATAATGGATGGTTATGGCTGTGGCTTGATACAGGATTGATTGGTGTAATATTGATGATATCTCCATTTGTAATTGGGGTAAAAAAATTCATAAAGGCAAGGAAACATGTAAGTGATTCTCTCTTGTTTTTATTGAATACTTCGATAATTTATGTGCTAACAATATGTATAAACAGTGTGGCATCTCCAATTTTTTTTAGGGATTATACATCAATGTTATTGTTAGGAATGTTTACAGGATATTTGAATCGTAAAACATATATAGATAGATTAGAATGTTAA